From Solibacillus sp. FSL W7-1464:
TTATTGAAAAGGTGTTTATTGTTAATGATGCAACGCCGACCCCAGCTTATACAAAAGCTGATAATTTAGATTATATGCCCATGCCTGCCTGGAAGGGCTGGATGATTCAATTATTAAATATCGCAGGGCTTGGACCTATTTACGGTGCCATCGCAGGTGCACTGTATGGACCCGTTGCAATGATTTGGATTGTATTTGGTTGTATTTTTGCAGGTGGGGTTCATGACTATTTTGCAGGGATGTTATCATTACGTCATGGAGGCGCACAATTCCCAGCACTTGTTCAACGTTATTTAGGTAAAGTAATGCGTGTCTTCACTGATATCGTTTCAGTAGTATTAATGGTTTTAGTAGCAGCCGCCTTTACTGCAGGACCTGCTGCTGTTCTTTCTTCAAAATTAGGAATTACATTTATGACAGCACTTATTGCGATTTTCATCTACTTCTTATTAGCAGCAATTTTACCAATCAATCAAATTATCGGTCGTATTTATCCACTATTTGGTGCAATATTAATCATTATGGCCGGTGCGGTGTTAGTATCTCTAGTCACTTCAGGTATTGCGATTCCTGAAGTATCTTTAACAAATATGCATCCGAATGATTTACCGGTTTGGCCATTATTAATGGTCACGATTTCTTGTGGCGCAATCTCTGGCTTCCACTCTACACAAAGCCCGATAATTTCAAGAACAATCAAGAAAGAATCGGAAGGTCGTAAAGTCTTCTACGGTGCCATGATTGGTGAAGGTGTCATTGCATTAATTTGGTGTGCGGCTGGTATGAGTTTCTATGGCGGTACAGAAGGATTATTACCAAAAATCTCCGAAATTGGTGCAGGTGGTGTAGTAGACGAAGTTTCAATTGCATTACTTGGTACATTTGGTAGTATTTTAGCAATATTAGGGATTGTAATTTTACCAATTACAACAGGTGATACTTCATTACGTTCAGCACGCATGATTGTATTAGACTTTTTAGGCTCTCGTTTTTCAAAAAATAGGACAACACCAATTTTAGCAACAGTTGCAGTTGCAGCACCCGCATTTTTCCTATCAACAATTGATTATCAATTCTTATGGCGTTATGTAGGGATGACGAATCAAATGGTTGCAACAGTTATGCTTTGGGTTGCAACATCGTATTTATTGAAATCAGGCAAGTTCCACTGGATTGCAGGTTTACCAGCCTTATTCATGACCTCTGTAGTATTTGTATACTTAATGGTAGCGCCAGAAGGATTTGCGCTTGCTTATGAAACAGGTGTCGTCATTGGTTTAAGCTTTACTGTCCTAGTTTCTTTCATTTATATTTATCAAATCTTTAAGCATAAAGCTTTTACAACTCCGGTATTTTTAACAGAGAAATAAGGGATTCAGACTTTTGCTAACTATAAAATCTCGCATTTTTATAATTTCTAAAAATGCGAGATTTTTGTTTTGAGTATGCTTCGATTTTTTACTAAATGAATTCAAAATCTAAATTAATTTTTACGTTAATCCTTTAAAATTTCACGGAAGTTAAGCACCCTGGCTTTGCCCATTATTGCTGCCCTTCACTTCTACGCCGGCTTCTTTCACTTTCCCGCCGATGTCTTTTAAATCCGTCGTTGCTTCTTTGGCATGAGAAAGAATCTCACTTGACTCTTCCTTTACCATAGTAACTGGGAGAATAATATTCTCGTTTACTTTTTCATAAAGATTTTGAGCATCGCTTATTGCTTCTTTTAATACGGAAGAAGCGGATTTCAGACGTTCTTGCAAGTCATCCTTTACTTCTGAAGGATTATTTTTGACTTGGCTGTACATATCCATTGTCGAATCTTTCATATTTTTGGTTGTCTCCGTTACTTTATTTCTTGTGTTTGCATCAAGCATGGCAAGCGCACCACCAATAACCGCCCCTATCACCATGCCTCTTAAAAGCTTTCCGTTATTCTCGTTATCAATTGTTGTTGATACATTATTATAAGAAGTTTGTGTCATCATTATTGCTCCTTTTTATTTGAATTTGTAACGTTATTCATTAGTTGCCCGATATTTTTCCCGTTCAAACTATTTGAGCGGATTCTTTTTCTTAACTACCCGGACAAGCTTTAACAATTCAGGAGCTCCTTTATCGTTCCTAAAGCTCAAAAAACGGCAACCCGTAAAACATCAGGGTTGCCGCTTTTTTTATTAATAATTAATATTTAAATAACATTGCTACCATTTCATGACCTGCACCGATCGTCCAGAATAATACAATGTCACCACGTTTAATGCTGCCCGTTTCAATACCTTCATGCAAGCAAATAAAGGGACTGCTAGTAGACGTATAGCCGTATCGATCCCCTACATAAATAATCTTCTCTTCAGGAATATTAAAGTGATTTTGTATTTTTAAGATGTTCGATAAGGCAAATTGTGATAAGCAAAACGAATTGACATCCTCAATTTTTAACCCGTTGTCTTTTAATAGTTTCTCAATCATCTCACATGCGACCGGAATTGCCATCGCACCGTCAAACGGAGTAAAGACGATATGCTCTTTCTTGCCGATTGTTTGAGAAAATCCTTCTTTCGGATAAATAATGTTATTTCTATTCGCTGAATCCACTTCATATACCGCATCAATAAAACCTGTATCTTCATCTGCTGTCTTTTCCAGAATAACGGCAGCAGCTGCATCTGAAAAGTTGGCATATGTAAATGCCTGTTCGGGATTGGAAATCAAACTGTTAGCGTCAGAACCAATGATGAGCGCGCGGTTAATACGTCGGTTTGACATCATATAATGTGAAGCGTTTTCCACTGCGACCGTCATTCCCGCGCAGTTAGCATTACTGTCAAACATCATTGTATGATTCGCTCCATCAATTTCATGGTGTACAAACATCGCATTTGTAGGTAATGTATGCTCAGGCACTTGTGTAGAAAATACAATCATATCAATATCTTTTCCCGTTAATTGAGCCTTTGCTAAAACTCGCTTAGCCGCTTCAATTCCCATTGACAGAGAATTTTCCTCATTGTCGATGATATAGCGTTTGTTTCTTCCCATCGAAGTCAAGAAGCCGGTAACATCTTCTCCCTGCTCTTTAAAATGCTCTAAGTAAAACTCATTCGCTACTAAATTCTCAGGATGATAAATAGCAACGTTTTTTATTTTAATATTCGTCATGCTATAAATAAACTCCTTACTGGCTCTATTCATTTGTTTTTACTAAATTGATTCTACAGTTGCGTTCGTAAGTCCGGCAGCATTTGCAAGACGGCTTAATTGCATTTTTAATGTTAAATTATTCGCTACAGTGAATTTTACTTGTTTGAATCCTGTTGCTTTGTACATTTTCATAACTTCCGTTAAATTTGCAGTCATATCAGCATTCAATAATTGCATTTCAGTACAATCAACTTCCAGATTAAATGTTGATGGCGTGATGGCTTTCATTTTTGCATTATAATCTGCAACGAAGGCATTCGCATCTTCCATTGTCATTTTGCCGTTCACAAAAATATTTACTACATTTCTTACTGTGTTTACTTGAATACCTGTTTTTTTCATGTTCATTTCTCCTACTATGTCGATTAATTTTTGAATTTATTTTAAGTATAAAGCAGCATAAATGCTAGGACATTTGAATTATAACAATACAACTTAATAAACAACAATAAAAATGTCAAATTTCCTTATTTTTCTGCATAAAATAATGATTTTGAACTAATTATTATTTTTACATTAGCTTCAAATACCTATCCTAAAAAGATCATATCTACTTGAATTTTTATAAAAGCAGGAATTATTAACCTGATCGATTTTTACCTTACTACATAAAATCAAAAGCGGTAAATGTTGATTTCCCATCAACACTTACCGCTTATTCTCAGTTAGCATTTCTCAAGTGGCATTAATAAAATATCTTCCCTGTTCCGCTTTTATCTCAAAGATATATTTTTCTCCATTCTTTAACTCTTCTAAAGTCGTACTTTTTCCAGGTTTTATCTGAAATTCATCCACTATTATTTCTCCATTTATATCCTTTACCCTTAGTAGTATATCGCCTGCACTGTTTGCGTGATTAATGATTTCCTTAAATTATTCTAAAACGAATAAAACATGTATTCAAAATCAATAGTCAAATTTCTGCTTTACCATTTCATTTCGGATATAGAGACAGTATAAAAGTTTACATTTTGGTGAAAGCTTTTCTCAAGTTGAAGTGATTGAAAGAAGAATGCAAAAGCAGTAGTAAAATTTCACGAAAAAAGGAGAATTGCAATTCTAGCGACGTGTGATATACATGAAAAACTTGTTCAATATCAAAAGAATGTTGTTGGTCATTTTGCTGTTAAATCTCATGGATGGCATTTTTACGGCTTGGGGACTAAGCAATGAATGGATTGAAGAAGCGAACCCGCTGATGAGTTCGTTTTCCCCCTTAACAATCCTTGTAATAAAGGTATCCTTATCCGGCGCCATTTTATTACTTTGGAAATCAAACTTCCCTACACGGTTAACGAATATTTGGCGAGTCGTTCTTTCATTCGTCATGTTCCTATATACCGGAATATTCCTTTTGCATATGACCTGGATGACCATGCTGTTATAAAAAGTAAAAACCCGAAAGAAGATCGTCTTCTATAAAAAAAAAGTGCTGCAAACCCTAAATATTAGAGATTTGCTGCACTTTTCAATTCACTGACTTTTCTTTATTAATCCATTACAATGCAAGAACTTATCAGATTAAGGGAACGGAGCCACCGTCCAGCTGAGGCCGAAGATTGTAAATACAAATACGATGATAAACATACTAATACCCAATCCCCAAAATCCTAAAGACCTGCTTTTTTTGTTTACCAACGAAATAACCCCAATAATTATAGAAGTGACTACCAATGAACTGAATCTAGTTTCTATTTGTAAATCATATTCGGATAGCAGGGAAATATTTAAAATCGCCAATGAAATAAGACCCATCACGACACTCAGCCATCCCATCGTTTGTAAAACTGTGCTCTTTATTGTACCCAATTCCATAATTTCACCTCTCCTACTTTAAGAAAGCGAACCATCTCCAATTTTTCAAGTGATTCGATTTCGTTTTTTGGACCGGTTACAACAACTCCATATGTTTCATAGCCATTTTTCTCAATGTAATGAATACGTTCTTTTAGTTCAAGACTTTTATGAGGCGAGACTTTTACAGCCAACTCTTCATAAGGCAGTAAGTCCTTCAGCATTTCCAAAAACGTTTCCTCATGTGATCGCGAATCCCGAAAAGGCGACCAATAGGATTGATCCGGCTGTACAGGATACCCGATTGGTGAAATGATGTTTCCACTAGAGCTAAGCATTTTGTCTTCCGTCCCGGTATAGATGGCCGCCCATGTCACATGGACATTTTTCATTGCATTCTCCACTTCTTTTACTTCATATAAATCGTTTAAAGAAATATACGCTTCGACAACCGTTTCCTCCGGCAATCCATATAAGACTTTCCATTCATTATAATTACTGAAATCTACGAGAAATTGTCTTGGGTGAGCAATCCACTGATTTTTATCTGTTGGATTTTTAGGATATAATTTCTCCAGTTTAGAATCTGCCTCTTTACCCACTAACTCATCGAGCACAAAATGTAAATCGTAGTTTTTAACCGGATACAATTCATCGCCTATTTGTTTGTATTGTTCAAAGGACAGGTCCATTGAGAAGAGAGAAAAATCCATATCAAACTCCATCTCCTCCAAAGTCGTATTCGGCTCGGTAATATAAAGCGTTTTGCTTGCGATATCCATTAACGTAGTAGATTTTGTCCCAAATGCATAATAGCTAAAGGTCAAGATATAGCAGACAGGCACAATTAAAAGCACGATTGTTAAAGTGGAGAGAATTAACTTCCATCTTGAAGAGTTAATAGCCCTCTTCATCTTTTTCTTGCCCTTTTTTGTAGGTTGAATTTCTTCCTTTTTTGCTTTTTCCAGCAATTTATCATACGAATCCATTATGAATCCTCCCTTGATAACATCTCACGCAACTTTTTCCTTCCACGTACTAAATGACTCTTTAAAGTATTTAACTTTACATCCAAAATATTGGCAGCTTGTTCATATGTACAATCATGCACATCACATAATAAGATCGCTTGCTTTTCTATCGGTTTTATAAAATCTAAATAGCGCAGCAGTTCTATGTAGGCATCGTTTTCCACTACAATATTCTCCGGGGTATTTAAATCCGCCTGTGAAAATTCATTCGTCAATATCGTGCGCTTTCCTTTTCTAAAGTGATCAATGTATGTGTAATAACCTACCTTAAATAACCAAGGTTTTATTTCCTCAATCTCATCAGTGAGCAATACAATGTGCGCTTTTGCGAAGGTTTCCTGAAGTAAATCCTCTGCATCGGCATGATTTTTTGATAGAGAATATAAATAGCGATATAGATCATTGAAGTATAGTGAATATACCTGCTTGAGTTCCATTACTTCCCACCTTTCACCCTATCCACGGATTAGATATAAAAAAAGTTGCAAAATAAGGAAAATAAATGAAGAAACTTTATTATACAAAAAAAATCCATCGAATTGATTACGATGGATTTTCTGCTTCGGTAACAAGCCCCTACTATTCTTTATATAAATGAAGAAAATTATTTTCAAATTCTTCAATTGAACATGGTTTGCCAAAATAATAGCCTTGAATAAAACGACAATTTTCTCCTAAAAGGAAATCTAATTCTTCTTTTGTTTCAACACCTTCTGCAATCACTTCTAACTTTAGATGTTGTGCCATTTTTATCATGGCATATGTGATTGTGGCATTTTCTGATTTGTGGGAAATGTCCCGAATAAACGACTGATCTATTTTTACACCGTCTATTTTAAATACCTTTAAATAGTTAAACGAAGAATAACCTGTTCCAAAATCATCAATAAAAATTTTAACACCCATTTCATGTAAAGAAGTCAGCGTTTTTTGAACCGTTTTTTCGTTTAGCATAATGGAGTTTTCGGTAATCTCAATTTCCAGCCATTTTCCGTCTAACTCAAAATATTCTAATAGCTGACGAATTTCTTCGGCAAAGCCTTGCTGTAAAAATCGCTTGGAGCTTATATTTACACTTATCGGAACGAGCGGCAGCCCCGCATTTCTCCATGCAACTAGCTGTTCACATACTCTTTTCTTCATCCATTTTCCGATTGCAATGATTAATCCTGTCTCTTCAGCAATTGGAATAAATGTACCCGGCGAAATTAAGCCATGTTCCGGATGAGCCCACCTGATAAGCGCTTCTGCACTCACTATTTTCCCCGTTAATGCGTCTACTCTCGGTTGGAGATGAGCGACAAATTCATCGTTCATAATAGCTTTCCTTAAATCCCGCTCCATTACGAATGACTGGTAATTTTCTTGTTTCATCGAAGAATCGTAAATCTGATACATATTTCGTCCAAACTCTTTTGCCTTGTACAGTGCAACATCCACCCTTTTCAACAATTCCGTTGCGTTCGTATCGCTCGATGGATAAAAGTCGATCCCTATACTTGCGGTTAAAAGTAATTCAGAGCCTTGAACATAAAACGGATTTTCTAAGCTATTTAAAATATTTCGGGCAATTTCAATTACTTCGTCTCTTGTTTCAAAGTTCGTGCAAAGCAGCATTAATTCATCGCCACCCATTCGAGCTACATGGAACTTCTCTTTATAAACATTGTTTTGCAATCTACTTGCGATCTGCTGCAATAATCCATCACCTACAGCATGCCCTAACGTATCATTGACCGATTTAAAGCGGTCCAGATCCAGGGATAATATCGCCATCTCCTGCTTGTTTTCTTCAGCCAGCTTAAGTGAATCCTGAATTTTTTGTTCCATCCATCGACGATTTGGTAAACCTGTTAATTCATCATGATGGGCTAAATACGCGTTGCGTTCCTGTACAAGTTTTTCCTCTGTAATATCTTTCCCTATTGAATAGACGGCGTTAATCTCATTATCAATCACCATCGGAACTAATGTGACATTCAGAAATTTCCTTTGCCCGTTATTCTTGACTTCAAATTCAAAAAATTGGACTTCTCCGTTTACCGCCTTGTCAAAGTAGGCTGCAATTACAGGGCGTTCTTCCTCAACGGTAATATCGATGATGTTCGTATTCTCAAACATGTCTTCCCCGATTCCGAGCAGTTCCAATGTTTTGGCATTCATATGTAAAATGGTACCTTCTTTATCCATCATCGTGATATATTCATGGCTGTAATCCAGTAAAGACTGGTAACGTTCTTCATTAAGTTTCAATTGCTTTTGAACTTCTCTAAACTGTGAAAAATCATGCACAGTTCCGACAATTTCCGTGACTTCTCCATTATGTCGGATAGGCTCGATATCCACGAAAATAAGTTTGCCGCCCAACTCAATCTCATATTGTACTTTCTTTCCTTTGAGCGCTTTTGTATACATTTTTTGTTTGATCTTTGCAATGTCTTGCTCAAATACATCAAAGGGTGATTTAGATAAAATGATATCGGCACTCGCACCAATTTCATCCATTAATCTCCCTTCTGACATAATATATTTTAATGTACCGTCTTGTTCTTTTCGTACCTTAAAAATACCATTTTGCAGATTTTGAAACGTCCGGATAAAATTCGTTTTAAATTGGTTTTCCATTTGTTTGTTTTCCGTTATATCTGTTTGAAAGCTAACAAAATAGTACGGCTGCCCGTCCTCATCAAGGATTGGCACGATGATTTCAAATACCCAGAAAACAGTTCCATCCTTTGCGCGATTTTGAATTTCACCACGCCAAGTATTACCGCTTACAATCGTTTGCCACAGTTTCACGAAAAACTCTTTCGAATGAAATCCGGAATTAATAATTCGATGGTTTTGTCCAATGATTTCTTCTTTCTTAAATTTTGATAGTTGGCAGAAATTATTATTCACATAAAGTATTGTGCCGTCAACATTTGTAATTGTAATATTTGTCGATTCATTCATTGCATTTAATATATCATCCAACATTTTGTGTACTATGTTAGATTCCATTATTTTTTTGGAATCAAAAGAAGAAGTGAAAAATTCGCTGATTTCCTCCCTAATATTTGATATTCCTTTTGTATGAAATCTCATCTAATCACCTTTTATTTCGAAATATTTCTGATTTATTATATTATTCAATATTATTTTACTGAAGTCTACCTTTCAATGCATTAAACAATTGAGTATTTTATCATGTTAAGACATAATACCCGAAAAAAACTGTACTTCTAATTGAAAGTTGTTTCTTACAACAATAACAGCCGTTATGACCTCCCCTTATTAGTAACAGTTCATCTCACTTTTCCAGTAGAAAAACCACTGCGATTGATACTCTTAATCTCGTAAAAAAACGAGCGCTGATTCTTTTTACAGAATCGCGCTCATTTCATGATTACCTCTAAATAAAAGGATTTCAATATTTTATTTTTTGATGAACATTTGTGTCCAGTAGTTACCATCTTCAACGTAGCCTACACCAATATGCGTAAATTTCGCATCCATAATGTTTGCTCGGTGGCCTGAACTATTCATCCATGCATCCATTACTTGAGCAGCTGTTTTTTGACCTTTTGCAATATTTTCACCTGCTGCTGTATAGCTGATATTGAATTTTTTCATCATATCAAATGGTGAGCCGTAAGTTGGGCTTGTATGGCTGAAGTAATTTTTGTCGTGCATATCTTGGGATTTATATTTCGCAACACGTGCCAGTTCCCAATCGATTGCAAGTGGTGCCAGTCCTTGCTGTGCACGTTCCTTGTTTACCAGGCTGACTACTTGTTCTTCTACTGCCTGTTGTTCATTTTCTGAGATTGTAATTTTCTCTCCGACATAGATCATATCCGGATTTTTTAATGTAGGGTTTAAAGAAATTAATTCACTTAACCCGATTTGATTTTTAGAAGCAATCTTCCAAAGCGTGTCCCCGCTTTTTACTGTATAAGTAGCTGCAGATGCAGTAGCTGGTAAAGCAAATAGCATCATACTAAAGAACAACACGATACTTTTTTTCAACATGATTGTCTCAATCCTTTCTAGTTGTCTATAACAAGGTTACTAGAGAAAAACTGTGATTTCACTAGGGAATGAATGGCGCTTCTTTTGCGAAAGGATAACAAACATTACAAATGTGACAATTGTTTGCTGAAATGTAGTAATTTCAAATAGGAAGCATTCGCACAATAAAAAGAGATATAAACAAAGTTACAGTCAGAAAATCATCTAATAAACCCTATATCTTTTGAATTTTTATAAATATTCCTTGCTTCATTTTTTACCGCTGTATAAATAATGAGAGTCTGATTCAAATTAAAATTACCCTTGTAGTATTTAATTGCATCTATAAATACTAAGGTAAAATATGTCGTACTATGAGTTAGGTTGGTGAAAATGGAAGAAATTAAAGAAGTTACCGTAAAAACAATCGTTCAGGCACCAGTAGAAAAAGTATGGAAATATTGGGCTGAGCCAGACCATATTAAGAAATGGAACAGCCCTTCAGATGATTGGCACACACTATTTGCTGAGAATGATCTAAGAGCTGGCGGGAAATTCATATCAAGAATGGAAGCAAAAGATGGTAGTATGGGGTTTGATTTTAGTGGAACCTACGATGAAGTAAAATTACATGAGGTGATTTCTTATACATTGGGAGATGGAAGGAAAGTTAAAATCACCTTTAAAGATCTAGGATACAAGACTGAAGTAATTGAAATCTTTGACGCTGAAAAGGAAAATCCTGTCGAGTTTCAACAACAGGGTTGGCAGGCTATTTTAAATAATTTCAAACAGTACACAGAGCAAACTCCCACATAAATGGATGTCTATATTTACACTGAGATACCGTTCCCAAATATCGAATATAAGCGCCATAAAAAAGCTGTATGAAAGCTCACTTGCTTTTCATACAGCTTTTTTCCTTTTCAAAATGAGAAACTAAAATGACTATTTAAACGCCTGCGCTGCCTTAACCGCTTTGCCCCAGCCTGTGTATAAAGCTTCGCGCTCTTCTTCGGCCATTTCAGGCTCAAATTTATGATCTAAATTCCAGTAGTTTGAAATGTCGTCCAATGTCTCCCAATAGCCTACCGCTAAACCTGCCAAGTATGCTGCACCTAAAGCGGTTGTTTCATTTACAACCGGGCGATCTACCGGTGCATTTAACAGGTCTGACTGGAATTGCATTAAGAAATTATTTTTCACAGCGCCGCCGTCTACACGTAACGTACTTAACGGAATTCCTGAATCCGCTTCCATTGCACTTAGTACGTCGCGCGTTTGATAGGCAAGTGACTCAAGGGTAGCACGTACGAAGTGCTCTTTTTCCGTTCCCCGCGTTAAACCGAATACTGCACCGCGCACATCCGAATCCCAGTAAGGAGTACCTAGGCCAACGAATGCCGGTACTACATACACGCCTTCAGAAGATGTTACACGTGCTGCATATGCTTCACTTTCTTCCGCTTTACGGAACATACGTAAGCCGTCGCGCAGCCACTGGATAGCAGAACCCGCTACGAAAATACTTCCTTCCAGCGCATACGTTACTTTGCCGTCTAGGCCCCATGCGATTGTCGTTAATAAACCATGATCAGATTTCACCGCTTTTTCACCTGTGTTCATTAACATAAAGCAACCAGTGCCATATGTATTTTTCACCATTCCTTGCTCGAAGCAAGCTTGCCCGAATAATGCTGCTTGTTGGTCGCCCGCGATACCTGCGATTGGAATTTCCTGACCGAAAAATTTATCTGCATCTGTATGACCGTATACTTCAGAAGAAGAACGTACTTCCGGAAGCATCGAAGCTGGTACCGTTAAAATATCAAGTAGCTCTTCATCCCATTTCAAATCGTAAATATTAAACATTAATGTACGGGATGCGTTTGAATAATCGGTTACGTGTACTGAACCGTTCGTTAATTTCCAAATGATCCATGTATCGATCGTCCCGAATAAGAGATCCCCATTTTCTGCTTTTTCACGAGCGCCTTCTACATTGTCTAAAATCCATTTCACTTTTGTTCCTGAGAAGTACGCATCAATGAGCAGCCCTGTTTTATCGCGGAATGTATCGTTAAAGCCACGCGCTTTTAAATCTTCGCAAATTCCGGCTGTTTGTCTTGATTGCCAAACGATTGCATTGTAAATAGGCTGACCTGTATGTTTATTCCATACGACTGTCGTTTCACGCTGGTTTGTAATGCCGATTCCTGCAATTTGATCAGCAAGTATATTTTTCTCTGATAATACTGCTGCAATACAAGATAGCACAGAAGACCAAATTTGTTCCGGGTTATGCTCTACCCAACCTGATTCCGGGAAATATTGCGGAAATTCTTGCTGTGCTGTATGAAATACCGTACCATTTTTATCAAATAAAATTGCACGAGAACTTGTTGTACCTTGGTCTAGCGCCATCATAAATTTTTCTGTCATCCTCAAATCCTCCTACTCTCCTACTCTTCTACTTTCGATACTGTCATTTGTGCAGCTACGAACACCGCCGCTACTACGACACTGAAAATCCAGAATAATGTAGCATCCGCTCCATTCCAGATGAAGCTAAAGAATACTGCTCCGTATACACCCCCAATAATTGGGGCAACTACAGGTACCCATGCATACCACCAAGCTGAATCTCCTTTACCTGGAATCGGTAAAAGCGCGTGTGCAATACGTGGACCTAAGTCACGGGCCGGGTTAATCGCATAACCTGTTGGCCCACCCAATGCCATACCAATGACAACAATTAAAATACCGACTAAAAATGGATTTAATCCTGCTGTTATTTCGTTTGTACCTAATGCTAAAATCCCTAATACTAATGCGAATGTGCCGACCATCTCAGCAATCATGTTAGAAGGAATATGTTTTACTGCCGGAGTTGTTGAGAATACGCCAAGTTTTGCACCTTTGTCTTTTGTGCCTTTCCAATGCGGTAAATAAACAAAGTACACTAACACAGCACCTAAAAATGCTCCAATTAGTTGT
This genomic window contains:
- a CDS encoding anti-sigma factor codes for the protein MDSYDKLLEKAKKEEIQPTKKGKKKMKRAINSSRWKLILSTLTIVLLIVPVCYILTFSYYAFGTKSTTLMDIASKTLYITEPNTTLEEMEFDMDFSLFSMDLSFEQYKQIGDELYPVKNYDLHFVLDELVGKEADSKLEKLYPKNPTDKNQWIAHPRQFLVDFSNYNEWKVLYGLPEETVVEAYISLNDLYEVKEVENAMKNVHVTWAAIYTGTEDKMLSSSGNIISPIGYPVQPDQSYWSPFRDSRSHEETFLEMLKDLLPYEELAVKVSPHKSLELKERIHYIEKNGYETYGVVVTGPKNEIESLEKLEMVRFLKVGEVKLWNWVQ
- a CDS encoding ketoacyl-ACP synthase III, with the protein product MTNIKIKNVAIYHPENLVANEFYLEHFKEQGEDVTGFLTSMGRNKRYIIDNEENSLSMGIEAAKRVLAKAQLTGKDIDMIVFSTQVPEHTLPTNAMFVHHEIDGANHTMMFDSNANCAGMTVAVENASHYMMSNRRINRALIIGSDANSLISNPEQAFTYANFSDAAAAVILEKTADEDTGFIDAVYEVDSANRNNIIYPKEGFSQTIGKKEHIVFTPFDGAMAIPVACEMIEKLLKDNGLKIEDVNSFCLSQFALSNILKIQNHFNIPEEKIIYVGDRYGYTSTSSPFICLHEGIETGSIKRGDIVLFWTIGAGHEMVAMLFKY
- a CDS encoding EAL domain-containing protein, which translates into the protein MRFHTKGISNIREEISEFFTSSFDSKKIMESNIVHKMLDDILNAMNESTNITITNVDGTILYVNNNFCQLSKFKKEEIIGQNHRIINSGFHSKEFFVKLWQTIVSGNTWRGEIQNRAKDGTVFWVFEIIVPILDEDGQPYYFVSFQTDITENKQMENQFKTNFIRTFQNLQNGIFKVRKEQDGTLKYIMSEGRLMDEIGASADIILSKSPFDVFEQDIAKIKQKMYTKALKGKKVQYEIELGGKLIFVDIEPIRHNGEVTEIVGTVHDFSQFREVQKQLKLNEERYQSLLDYSHEYITMMDKEGTILHMNAKTLELLGIGEDMFENTNIIDITVEEERPVIAAYFDKAVNGEVQFFEFEVKNNGQRKFLNVTLVPMVIDNEINAVYSIGKDITEEKLVQERNAYLAHHDELTGLPNRRWMEQKIQDSLKLAEENKQEMAILSLDLDRFKSVNDTLGHAVGDGLLQQIASRLQNNVYKEKFHVARMGGDELMLLCTNFETRDEVIEIARNILNSLENPFYVQGSELLLTASIGIDFYPSSDTNATELLKRVDVALYKAKEFGRNMYQIYDSSMKQENYQSFVMERDLRKAIMNDEFVAHLQPRVDALTGKIVSAEALIRWAHPEHGLISPGTFIPIAEETGLIIAIGKWMKKRVCEQLVAWRNAGLPLVPISVNISSKRFLQQGFAEEIRQLLEYFELDGKWLEIEITENSIMLNEKTVQKTLTSLHEMGVKIFIDDFGTGYSSFNYLKVFKIDGVKIDQSFIRDISHKSENATITYAMIKMAQHLKLEVIAEGVETKEELDFLLGENCRFIQGYYFGKPCSIEEFENNFLHLYKE
- a CDS encoding sigma-70 family RNA polymerase sigma factor, translating into MELKQVYSLYFNDLYRYLYSLSKNHADAEDLLQETFAKAHIVLLTDEIEEIKPWLFKVGYYTYIDHFRKGKRTILTNEFSQADLNTPENIVVENDAYIELLRYLDFIKPIEKQAILLCDVHDCTYEQAANILDVKLNTLKSHLVRGRKKLREMLSREDS
- a CDS encoding DUF5658 family protein, which produces MLLVILLLNLMDGIFTAWGLSNEWIEEANPLMSSFSPLTILVIKVSLSGAILLLWKSNFPTRLTNIWRVVLSFVMFLYTGIFLLHMTWMTMLL
- a CDS encoding CAP domain-containing protein; translation: MLKKSIVLFFSMMLFALPATASAATYTVKSGDTLWKIASKNQIGLSELISLNPTLKNPDMIYVGEKITISENEQQAVEEQVVSLVNKERAQQGLAPLAIDWELARVAKYKSQDMHDKNYFSHTSPTYGSPFDMMKKFNISYTAAGENIAKGQKTAAQVMDAWMNSSGHRANIMDAKFTHIGVGYVEDGNYWTQMFIKK
- a CDS encoding carbon starvation CstA family protein, translated to MYTLLGSITLLIVGYIVYGKFIEKVFIVNDATPTPAYTKADNLDYMPMPAWKGWMIQLLNIAGLGPIYGAIAGALYGPVAMIWIVFGCIFAGGVHDYFAGMLSLRHGGAQFPALVQRYLGKVMRVFTDIVSVVLMVLVAAAFTAGPAAVLSSKLGITFMTALIAIFIYFLLAAILPINQIIGRIYPLFGAILIIMAGAVLVSLVTSGIAIPEVSLTNMHPNDLPVWPLLMVTISCGAISGFHSTQSPIISRTIKKESEGRKVFYGAMIGEGVIALIWCAAGMSFYGGTEGLLPKISEIGAGGVVDEVSIALLGTFGSILAILGIVILPITTGDTSLRSARMIVLDFLGSRFSKNRTTPILATVAVAAPAFFLSTIDYQFLWRYVGMTNQMVATVMLWVATSYLLKSGKFHWIAGLPALFMTSVVFVYLMVAPEGFALAYETGVVIGLSFTVLVSFIYIYQIFKHKAFTTPVFLTEK
- a CDS encoding YtxH domain-containing protein, with product MTQTSYNNVSTTIDNENNGKLLRGMVIGAVIGGALAMLDANTRNKVTETTKNMKDSTMDMYSQVKNNPSEVKDDLQERLKSASSVLKEAISDAQNLYEKVNENIILPVTMVKEESSEILSHAKEATTDLKDIGGKVKEAGVEVKGSNNGQSQGA